The following are encoded together in the Acidovorax sp. KKS102 genome:
- a CDS encoding DUF2946 family protein encodes MTALRTFSALRLWVLAWFVASMGVAIASPLVHPQAFEVICSGTGAIKLLVQTEDGTVEMGAMGMDCPLCSTPSAPPPTPVAAVLPPHPLAHALQLVEAARIAAATAAPLPARGPPSRS; translated from the coding sequence ATGACCGCCCTCCGAACCTTCTCTGCGCTGCGCCTGTGGGTGCTCGCATGGTTCGTGGCGTCGATGGGGGTGGCCATCGCATCGCCGCTGGTGCACCCCCAGGCCTTTGAGGTGATCTGCTCGGGCACGGGCGCCATCAAGCTGCTGGTGCAGACCGAAGATGGCACCGTCGAAATGGGCGCGATGGGCATGGACTGCCCCTTGTGCTCCACCCCCAGCGCCCCGCCCCCTACACCGGTAGCCGCCGTGCTGCCGCCCCACCCCCTGGCCCATGCGCTGCAGCTCGTCGAGGCAGCCCGCATCGCGGCCGCCACTGCAGCCCCCCTGCCCGCACGCGGGCCCCCATCGCGCTCTTGA